A part of Olleya sp. Bg11-27 genomic DNA contains:
- a CDS encoding phage tail protein — protein MASADPLLGSISMFAGNFAPRGWEFCNGQLVQISQNTALFSLLGTIYGGDGRTTFALPDLRGRAPIHSGGGSGGSAGPGLAPRPIGQKQGDEYHTLTTVEMPSHNHLAQGEIKVSSGNATLQSATNNSTIATPGSPGGRNFDATYGFNEATPDITLNANSNSVQTQNSGGNQPHNNMQPYLAVNFIIAVVGIFPSRS, from the coding sequence ATGGCATCAGCAGACCCACTATTAGGATCGATCAGTATGTTCGCAGGAAATTTTGCCCCAAGAGGGTGGGAGTTTTGCAACGGACAATTAGTACAAATTTCACAAAACACAGCTTTATTTTCTCTTCTAGGCACCATTTACGGTGGTGATGGAAGAACTACTTTTGCATTACCAGATTTAAGAGGTAGAGCTCCAATTCACTCTGGTGGCGGTTCGGGAGGTAGTGCAGGTCCAGGGCTTGCTCCTAGGCCTATAGGTCAAAAACAAGGAGACGAATATCATACCTTAACTACGGTTGAAATGCCTAGTCACAACCATCTTGCTCAAGGAGAAATAAAGGTCAGTTCCGGTAATGCTACTTTGCAATCAGCAACTAACAACTCTACAATTGCTACACCTGGGTCTCCAGGAGGTAGAAATTTTGATGCAACGTACGGTTTTAATGAAGCCACGCCCGATATTACCTTAAACGCTAATTCAAATTCTGTACAAACACAAAATAGTGGTGGAAATCAACCGCACAACAACATGCAACCATATTTAGCGGTTAATTTTATTATCGCTGTAGTAGGGATATTTCCTTCAAGAAGCTAA